The Salminus brasiliensis chromosome 4, fSalBra1.hap2, whole genome shotgun sequence nucleotide sequence cacacacatatatatatatatatatatatatatatatatatatatatatatatatatatatatatataatttatttattagagagagagagagagagagagagagtgtgtgtgtgtgtgtgtcccgcAACACTAATAATTTCCAGGTCTTAcccagatagtgttgctgtcctgtctgtgtccagtcagtactgtgtgtgtttgggtctggtagggttagcttttaacctagcACCAGCTCACTTCACTGACTGCTCTCCTCCCTGCTCATTGAGAGGAGACCCGCAGCAGAGCTTGCTCCAGTCGGCCATCCTCCGGTGTGGTGCTTAACCGGGTCGGCGGTCAGGCTGGGAAGGCTTAGTGGTCCGAGGCTATGTAAATTCTGGGGGTCTATTTTGGTTGGTAGTCTGTATGTACTGCGTGACCGTCTTCATGTTGTTTACCGTAACTGCTTATTACATCTTCAGCCGATATTTGACTGGAACGTGAAGGAGCTGTTTCTTTACCTGTCCGCTGAATATTCAACCAGAAGCAATGTAAGTCCCTGCCATCAAAACACACCGtctcagtgcagtgtgtgtttcacCCAGTACGGTGCGTCACacgtgtctttttttttttacctccagGTTCTGAACCAGGTGGTTCTGTGGGACAAGATTGTTCTGAGGGGAGATAATACCAAGCTGAACCTGAAGGACATGAAGTCCAAATACTTCTTCTTTGATGATGGAAACGGCTTGAAGTATGTTCTTTCATTCTTATCATATGAATTAATAACGGTATTCAAAACTGGtgcatctttattatttttaacttcAACTGTAAGGTAACCCTaaaaatctgacagttgttcttcatATTGTCATTTtgaaaaatggaccaatagaaatgctccaaaatgacgtgaaatttgtacacttttactttgacttcaATTAAAAAGTTAAggagttttttttgttgttgttttgtttaaattttttccccttgtcattttggagatattattattattattattattattattgcataaaaacatgaaaaacttGTTTCTCTAAAATGAAGAGAAACAAACCGCATAActtccaatggaagtcaatgtaaaatattgtaTTCCATGTAATTATGGAGCAAAAGTGGATATACAGggttttgtgtatgtatgtgtgtatgtgtgtatatatatatatatataagtgtgtgtgtgtatatatatataatatattgcagTTTCAGTTCTGTGGCCTATTTAAGCCACTTTGTGGTGAAAGATATTCATATTAATCttaatatttgtattaatgATCTAAATTACCTGGTTCATCAAATATTACTGTCAAAATTCTGCTTGTCCCCTTTATCAGTAACATTAGCAACATCAGCTAGAAAGTTAAGAACTCACTGATTTTAATTTAGtcaattataatttataataaattataattgaCTATTATATATGACTTCATTAATGACtaattttctttcttaattTTTGTTGTTTCCAAAACCAGAGCCAACAAGAACATCACCCTCACACTGTCCTGGAATGTGGTGCCAAACGCTGGAATCTTGCCACTGGTCATGGGATCTGGACACATCTCCCTCCCTTTCCCCGAAATGTACGAAACTGCCAAGAGCTACTGAATTGTCCGGAAATTTCTGTCAATTTTTTGTGCACTGTTGTGggttttaataaaaacagacaaaaatggttttctgtgtttgtttgtggggTAACAGGGGAACGTCGGAACGGGAGAAGCTGATCTTGTCTATTAAATAGAAGTTATTCTGAAAACGTTAAGAGTAGAGGTGTGTTTCACAATGCAGGATTTGCCT carries:
- the spcs3 gene encoding signal peptidase complex subunit 3 produces the protein MNTVLSRANSLFAFSLSVMAALTFGCFITTAFKDRSVPVNIHVSKVMLKNVDDFTGPRERSDLGFVTFDISADLQPIFDWNVKELFLYLSAEYSTRSNVLNQVVLWDKIVLRGDNTKLNLKDMKSKYFFFDDGNGLKANKNITLTLSWNVVPNAGILPLVMGSGHISLPFPEMYETAKSY